From Watersipora subatra chromosome 2, tzWatSuba1.1, whole genome shotgun sequence, one genomic window encodes:
- the LOC137387900 gene encoding E3 ubiquitin-protein ligase MIB2-like — protein MATDNVIHTAINNGHFHQVRFLIDKGADVNERDSSGRTPLILCSFVTDTRWSVGLSRLLLEHEARISKCDRQGFNALHHACINQRYELVSVYLAALDCDVHSRCKKGNTSLHYAASLGNKEIVKMLTQLVLKYKLTLNPINKMGLTPLHQAFRANQIDCGDLLIEYGADITLLDTDKKPASQLRQEAVERLNILAQQNTRSRPSSRKIRKIKKEAESEKPKQEAVEITVAKNFDLRNDPKYVFETTAVDYFHAKDSQHILKRRSTAPEGKPKLQAWKEQITALWNHYETRFSNSYRAAAKPLPLNKELAMRCNSIVSSIGTAPSMSRKRSIVVPHLKTSRSDSLTNEGTNSRRSSVTNRRNGMLPLVKTQSRPNF, from the coding sequence ATGGCGACCGACAACGTGATACACACAGCCATAAATAACGGACACTTTCATCAAGTGAGATTTCTCATCGACAAAGGGGCGGATGTAAACGAAAGAGACAGTTCTGGTCGAACGCCACTGATTCTGTGTTCCTTTGTAACGGATACTCGCTGGTCTGTTGGACTATCCCGACTGCTTCTAGAGCATGAAGCTAGAATATCCAAATGCGACAGACAAGGATTCAACGCACTCCACCACGCCTGTATCAATCAAAGGTATGAATTGGTGTCCGTATATCTTGCAGCACTCGATTGCGACGTTCATTCGCGATGTAAGAAAGGCAACACTTCATTGCATTACGCTGCATCACTCGGCAATAAAGAGATCGTTAAAATGCTGACCCAATTAGTTCTCAAATATAAACTTACTCTGAATCCGATTAACAAAATGGGACTCACCCCGTTGCACCAGGCTTTCCGAGCAAACCAAATAGACTGCGGAGACTTACTTATCGAATACGGGGCGGATATCACTCTACTTGATACTGACAAGAAACCAGCTAGTCAACTTCGCCAGGAAGCTGTTGAACGCCTCAACATTTTAGCGCAACAGAATACAAGATCAAGACCGAGTAGCAGAAAAATACGAAAGATCAAAAAAGAAGCTGAGTCTGAAAAACCAAAACAAGAGGCGGTCGAAATAACGGTTGCAAAAAATTTCGACCTCAGAAACGATCCTAAATATGTGTTTGAAACAACAGCTGTTGACTATTTTCACGCGAAAGACTCACAGCACATTTTAAAAAGGCGATCAACTGCACCCGAAGGAAAACCGAAGCTGCAAGCATGGAAAGAGCAAATAACCGCGCTGTGGAATCACTACGAGACACGGTTTAGCAACTCGTACAGAGCAGCAGCCAAACCCCTGCCACTTAACAAAGAGCTAGCTATGAGGTGTAACAGCATAGTCAGCAGTATTGGCACAGCACCCTCTATGTCTCGGAAAAGGTCCATAGTAGTACCACACCTTAAAACATCCCGGTCTGATTCACTCACCAATGAAGGTACAAACTCAAGGCGGTCGTCAGTTACCAATAGAAGGAATGGTATGCTTCCGCTAGTCAAAACTCAGAGTAGGCCTAATTTTTGA